The following coding sequences are from one Sphingobium sp. V4 window:
- a CDS encoding amidohydrolase, translating into MIDSNSPAGRKPMDRPALSRRGVLAAALAAGAASAAAPAFAVKGKAPAVKGDSFLLRNVLLESGYARDAEGISATLTTKASILIRDGKMAAVLPANAPAPAGVVARDGGGMLLLPSFRDMHIHLDKNYYGGPWVAPRKRKNGIRGLIEQEKILNPQLLPTLDDRAGKIIDLMQRNGTTFARVQCNVDPSIGTQYVEIMRALLDRRADGFGSELVAFPQQGFISADLIPTMRAALAAGATHVGGIDPTAIDGGMERSVDALMQIALDMNKGVDIHLHEPGETGIAAIHRIADQVEQTPALKGRVTISHAFSLMSLNEKDMAALATRLASLDMAVISTLPFGGRIMPVPALLDHGVRVYTGTDTVQGFWGVFGSCDILEKAKLACQLYGWSDEQGIAQSLRIATGGVTPLNVAGDQIWPKVGDAADMVLVPASCSAEAVARQSPRKAVFHAGNLVAGALDGVTAA; encoded by the coding sequence ATGATCGACAGCAATAGCCCCGCGGGTCGCAAGCCGATGGACAGGCCGGCCCTGTCCCGACGCGGGGTGCTAGCTGCGGCGCTGGCGGCCGGCGCCGCCAGCGCCGCAGCCCCTGCCTTCGCCGTAAAGGGCAAGGCTCCGGCCGTCAAAGGCGACAGTTTTCTGCTGCGCAACGTCCTGCTGGAAAGCGGCTATGCCCGCGACGCGGAAGGCATTTCCGCCACGCTGACGACGAAGGCGTCGATCCTGATCCGCGATGGCAAGATGGCGGCCGTGCTGCCCGCCAATGCGCCGGCGCCCGCTGGCGTCGTGGCGCGCGATGGCGGCGGCATGTTGCTGCTGCCCTCCTTCCGCGACATGCACATCCATCTCGACAAAAATTATTATGGCGGCCCCTGGGTCGCGCCGCGCAAGCGCAAGAATGGCATTCGCGGCCTGATCGAGCAGGAAAAGATCCTCAACCCGCAATTGCTGCCGACGCTGGACGATCGCGCGGGCAAGATCATCGACCTGATGCAGCGCAACGGCACCACCTTCGCGCGGGTCCAGTGCAATGTCGATCCTTCCATCGGCACGCAATATGTGGAGATCATGCGGGCGTTGCTGGATCGGCGCGCCGACGGCTTTGGCAGCGAATTGGTCGCCTTCCCGCAGCAGGGCTTCATCAGTGCCGATCTGATCCCCACGATGCGCGCGGCGCTGGCGGCGGGGGCCACCCATGTCGGCGGCATCGATCCCACCGCGATCGATGGCGGCATGGAACGTTCCGTCGACGCGCTGATGCAAATCGCGCTGGATATGAACAAGGGCGTCGACATTCACCTGCACGAACCGGGCGAAACCGGCATCGCCGCGATCCACCGCATCGCCGATCAGGTGGAACAGACGCCTGCGCTCAAAGGGCGGGTGACGATCAGCCACGCCTTCTCACTCATGTCGCTCAATGAAAAGGACATGGCCGCTCTCGCCACGCGCCTGGCCTCGCTCGACATGGCGGTCATCTCGACCCTGCCGTTCGGCGGCAGGATCATGCCGGTCCCCGCGCTGCTCGATCATGGCGTGCGCGTCTATACCGGCACGGATACGGTGCAGGGCTTCTGGGGCGTGTTCGGCAGTTGCGACATATTGGAAAAGGCCAAGCTCGCCTGCCAGCTTTATGGCTGGAGCGACGAGCAGGGCATCGCCCAGTCGCTCAGGATCGCGACCGGCGGTGTCACCCCGCTGAACGTGGCGGGCGATCAGATATGGCCAAAGGTTGGCGACGCGGCCGACATGGTGCTGGTCCCGGCCAGTTGTTCGGCCGAAGCGGTCGCACGGCAAAGCCCGCGCAAGGCGGTGTTCCATGCCGGCAATCTGGTTGCCGGCGCGCTGGACGGCGTGACGGCCGCCTGA
- a CDS encoding allantoate amidohydrolase has translation MVTGGARAVARCDALGVAPYSDMEGGLYRAYLTPAYAAAQDSLATWMEEAGMTVRRDAAANLIGRYEGSDAGAPALLIGSHLDSVRDAGRYDGPLGIMLGVEAVAALHRAGRRMPFGIEVIAFGDEEGSRFPAAMLTSRAVAGTLSLDALDLRDGDGVALHDAGVDIDAYLSAVRAPGTTLAYLEAHIEQGPVLEAQDLAIGTVTGIAAQLRFAAIVTGQANHAGTTTMGLRRDAMAGAAQMMLEIERIACDDAYDLVATVGRVEALPGAANVIPGEVRFTIDVRSGDEARRNRAAQAIRAALDDIAAARGLGLSLAQVHDLPASPCDPALMALMDAAIADAGQSPFRLVSGAGHDAMVMAALCPTAMIFIRCKDGISHNPAEHVDPADVDIALQAITGFIEKLGETFAAA, from the coding sequence ATGGTGACGGGCGGAGCCAGAGCCGTCGCCCGCTGCGATGCGCTGGGCGTTGCGCCCTATAGCGACATGGAGGGCGGCCTCTATCGCGCCTATCTGACGCCCGCCTATGCCGCTGCGCAGGACAGTCTCGCCACATGGATGGAAGAGGCCGGCATGACCGTGCGGCGCGACGCCGCCGCCAACCTCATTGGCCGCTATGAAGGAAGCGACGCTGGCGCCCCCGCGCTGCTGATCGGCAGCCATCTCGACAGCGTGCGCGATGCGGGTCGCTATGACGGGCCGCTGGGCATCATGCTGGGGGTAGAGGCGGTCGCCGCGCTGCACCGAGCCGGGCGACGCATGCCCTTCGGAATCGAGGTCATCGCCTTTGGCGACGAGGAAGGATCGCGCTTCCCCGCCGCGATGCTGACCAGCCGGGCGGTGGCCGGCACGCTCTCCCTGGACGCGCTGGACCTGCGCGATGGCGATGGCGTGGCGCTGCACGATGCCGGCGTCGACATCGATGCCTATCTCTCCGCCGTTCGCGCACCGGGCACGACGCTCGCCTATCTGGAGGCGCATATCGAACAAGGCCCGGTGCTGGAGGCGCAGGACCTTGCCATCGGCACCGTCACCGGCATCGCGGCGCAACTGCGCTTTGCTGCGATCGTCACTGGACAGGCCAACCATGCCGGCACCACCACCATGGGCCTGCGCCGCGATGCGATGGCGGGCGCGGCGCAGATGATGCTGGAGATCGAGCGCATCGCTTGCGACGACGCCTACGATCTGGTCGCCACCGTGGGCCGGGTCGAGGCGCTGCCGGGCGCGGCCAATGTCATCCCGGGCGAAGTGCGCTTCACCATCGACGTGCGGTCGGGCGACGAGGCCCGGCGCAACCGCGCGGCACAGGCGATCCGCGCCGCGCTGGACGATATTGCCGCCGCGCGCGGCCTTGGCCTGTCGCTGGCGCAGGTGCACGACCTGCCGGCCAGCCCCTGCGATCCTGCGCTGATGGCCCTGATGGACGCAGCCATCGCCGACGCCGGCCAGTCGCCCTTCCGCCTTGTGTCGGGCGCGGGCCATGATGCGATGGTGATGGCGGCGCTGTGCCCCACCGCCATGATCTTCATCCGCTGCAAGGACGGGATCAGCCATAATCCGGCCGAGCATGTCGATCCCGCCGATGTGGATATCGCGCTCCAAGCCATAACGGGCTTTATCGAGAAACTGGGAGAGACTTTTGCCGCCGCTTGA
- a CDS encoding IS110 family transposase has translation MDEYSELFIGLDTSKAKISVAVAEKERNGEVRFFGDISAEPTSVASMVGKLAKRGAKLHFCYEAGPTGYDLYLQIIALGHECQVVAPSLIPKRPGDRVKTNRRDAVSLARLHRAGELTAVWVPDEAHEAVRDLVRARECAHDALKKARQQLQSFLLRHGRIFPGRTSWTRAHFRWLAAQSFTHPAHHIVLVEYIQAIEDAGVREDRLTKQVAEIAASWSMAPVVEAYQAMRGIAFINAVTFVVEIGDIRRFETAPQLMAYLGLVPSESSTGERVKRGGITKAGNKRARRVLIEGAWTYRFPARVSQTIQARLEGLPRSVREIAWKGQIRLCARYRKLIQAGKLKTVAVTAIAREMAAFLWAIGQEVAPTAEA, from the coding sequence ATGGACGAGTATAGCGAACTTTTCATCGGACTCGATACATCGAAAGCGAAGATCTCGGTTGCAGTCGCGGAAAAGGAACGGAACGGCGAAGTCCGCTTTTTCGGCGACATCTCCGCCGAGCCGACGTCGGTCGCATCGATGGTGGGCAAGTTGGCGAAGCGTGGGGCGAAGCTTCACTTCTGCTATGAGGCTGGCCCGACGGGGTACGATCTGTATCTCCAGATCATCGCGCTGGGGCATGAGTGCCAGGTCGTGGCGCCCTCTCTAATTCCCAAACGCCCCGGTGATCGGGTGAAGACCAATAGGCGCGATGCCGTCAGCCTGGCACGGCTTCATCGCGCCGGCGAGTTGACTGCCGTCTGGGTTCCGGACGAAGCACATGAGGCTGTACGCGACCTTGTCCGCGCTCGTGAGTGCGCCCATGACGCGCTGAAGAAGGCTCGCCAGCAGTTGCAGTCCTTCCTCTTGCGCCATGGCCGGATTTTCCCGGGACGCACATCGTGGACACGGGCGCATTTTCGTTGGCTGGCAGCGCAGAGCTTCACCCATCCCGCCCATCACATCGTGCTCGTCGAATATATCCAGGCTATCGAGGATGCGGGTGTCCGAGAAGATAGGCTGACCAAGCAGGTCGCTGAGATAGCCGCGTCCTGGTCCATGGCACCTGTGGTTGAAGCCTACCAGGCGATGCGCGGTATCGCGTTCATCAACGCCGTCACCTTTGTCGTGGAAATCGGCGATATACGACGCTTCGAAACAGCGCCGCAGTTGATGGCGTATCTCGGGCTTGTACCATCCGAGAGTTCAACGGGCGAGCGGGTGAAGCGCGGGGGCATCACCAAGGCCGGCAACAAGCGGGCTCGCCGCGTGCTGATCGAAGGCGCATGGACCTACCGCTTTCCCGCCCGGGTGAGCCAGACGATCCAGGCACGGTTGGAAGGGCTACCACGCTCCGTTCGCGAGATCGCATGGAAAGGGCAAATCAGGCTCTGCGCACGTTATCGAAAGCTGATCCAGGCCGGGAAGCTTAAGACCGTCGCGGTCACAGCAATCGCGCGGGAGATGGCCGCCTTCCTCTGGGCAATCGGGCAAGAGGTGGCTCCCACCGCTGAGGCATGA
- a CDS encoding bile acid:sodium symporter family protein — protein sequence MKLLRALDPYITTLLATVALAALLPAQGVAAVAIDGAGEAAIFLLFFLHGSKLSRDAIWAGIGHWRLHLLVLGSTYVLFPLMGLGVAAVPRVASEIAMGLLFLTLLPSTVQSSIAFTAMARGNVAAAVCSASISNLLGIFLTPLLVGLLIGQVGADSSHAAIQKIALQLLLPFVAGHLARPVIGGFVTRHKAVLGYVDRGSILLIVYAAFSAAVVEGLWGKVTLPTIAAMMALCAIMLAIALSATWHLGRYAGLERQDLVVLLFCGSKKSLASGVPMAGLLFPPAMLGPILLPLMIFHQIQLIACSFIAQRLNRDESSATPVSMALTQSGR from the coding sequence ATGAAGCTGCTAAGGGCGCTTGATCCTTATATCACCACGTTACTGGCGACGGTCGCTCTGGCCGCGCTGCTGCCGGCGCAGGGCGTAGCAGCCGTCGCCATCGATGGTGCGGGGGAGGCGGCCATATTCCTGCTTTTCTTTCTGCACGGCTCGAAATTGTCGCGTGATGCCATCTGGGCGGGGATTGGCCATTGGCGCTTGCATCTGCTGGTGCTGGGATCGACCTATGTCCTGTTTCCGCTGATGGGGCTGGGTGTTGCCGCTGTGCCACGGGTGGCGAGCGAGATCGCAATGGGGCTGTTGTTCCTGACGTTGCTGCCCTCTACCGTGCAATCGTCCATCGCCTTTACCGCCATGGCGCGCGGCAATGTCGCCGCCGCAGTGTGCAGCGCTTCGATTTCCAACCTGCTGGGCATTTTTCTGACACCTTTGCTGGTGGGATTGCTGATCGGGCAGGTCGGCGCGGATTCCTCGCATGCGGCAATTCAGAAAATCGCGCTGCAATTATTGCTGCCATTTGTGGCGGGACATCTGGCCCGGCCGGTGATTGGCGGTTTCGTGACGCGGCACAAGGCGGTACTGGGCTATGTCGATCGCGGATCGATTCTGCTGATCGTGTATGCCGCCTTTAGCGCGGCCGTTGTCGAAGGGCTTTGGGGGAAGGTGACGTTGCCCACAATTGCAGCCATGATGGCGCTGTGCGCGATCATGCTGGCCATCGCCCTGTCTGCGACCTGGCATCTGGGGCGCTATGCGGGGCTGGAACGGCAAGATCTGGTGGTGCTGCTTTTTTGTGGGTCCAAGAAGAGCCTCGCATCCGGCGTGCCGATGGCTGGGCTTCTTTTTCCGCCGGCGATGCTGGGACCGATCCTGCTGCCCCTGATGATCTTTCACCAGATACAGCTGATCGCATGCTCCTTCATCGCGCAAAGGCTGAATCGGGATGAGAGCAGCGCGACGCCTGTCTCCATGGCACTGACCCAAAGCGGAAGGTGA
- a CDS encoding gamma-glutamyltransferase: MPLTTISGHNGLVTAPHRLASAAGLSVLRDGGSAVEACVAVAAALAVVYPHMTGIGGDGFWVVREPDGQVHAIHGCGGAAGAADLSLYAGLAAVPTRGPLAANTVAGTISGWAAALEGGTLPLSRLLRDAIAHARAGVAVTAGGAGIAAAKGDELRVQPGAYATIFEPEGRPLAEGDVLRQPQLADTLERLASEGLESFYTGALAADIAADLASLGSPVSAADLAGHRATRPDPLHGAIGGATLYNSAPPTQGFASLLILALFERLAADCTDGFDHVHGLVEATKQAFLIRDAHVGDPAFHDYDWQGLLDDPAALDELAGKIDPARALPWPQPSQYGDTCWFAAADGEGRVVSCIQSTYHEFGSGLVLPHTGIIWQNRGSSFRLAESGWNALRPGRKPFHTLNPALAVFDDGRVMAYGTMGGEGQPQTQAALFTRYARYGVDVQEAISRPRWLLGRTWGEQSTTLKLEDGFDDALYADLMAAGHDVERVGPLTAMMGHAGAIIRHPDGRMEGATDPRSDGGVAAW; this comes from the coding sequence ATGCCGCTGACGACGATATCCGGTCACAATGGCCTTGTGACGGCGCCACATCGTCTTGCGAGTGCGGCGGGTTTGTCGGTGCTGCGGGATGGTGGGAGCGCGGTTGAGGCGTGTGTGGCTGTGGCTGCGGCGCTGGCGGTTGTGTATCCGCATATGACCGGGATCGGGGGGGACGGTTTCTGGGTGGTGCGCGAGCCGGATGGGCAGGTGCATGCGATCCATGGGTGCGGGGGCGCTGCGGGGGCGGCGGATCTGTCGCTCTATGCGGGACTGGCGGCGGTGCCAACCCGCGGTCCGCTGGCGGCGAACACGGTGGCGGGGACGATCTCAGGTTGGGCGGCAGCGCTGGAGGGCGGAACGCTGCCGCTCTCACGCCTGCTGCGCGATGCGATCGCCCATGCGCGGGCCGGCGTGGCAGTCACGGCTGGCGGCGCCGGCATTGCAGCGGCCAAAGGCGACGAACTGCGGGTGCAGCCGGGCGCCTATGCCACAATCTTCGAACCGGAAGGCCGGCCATTGGCGGAGGGCGATGTTCTGCGCCAGCCCCAACTGGCCGACACGCTGGAGCGGCTGGCCAGTGAGGGGCTGGAGAGTTTCTACACCGGCGCACTGGCCGCCGACATCGCGGCCGATCTCGCTTCGCTGGGCAGCCCGGTGTCGGCCGCCGATCTGGCCGGGCATCGGGCGACCCGGCCCGATCCGCTGCATGGCGCGATCGGCGGCGCGACCCTCTATAACAGCGCCCCGCCCACGCAGGGCTTCGCCTCGCTGCTGATCCTGGCCCTGTTCGAACGGCTGGCCGCCGATTGCACCGACGGCTTCGACCATGTCCATGGGCTGGTGGAGGCGACCAAACAGGCCTTCCTGATCCGCGACGCCCATGTCGGCGATCCGGCGTTCCACGACTATGACTGGCAGGGGCTGCTGGACGATCCCGCCGCCCTGGATGAACTGGCGGGGAAGATCGATCCCGCCCGCGCGCTGCCCTGGCCGCAGCCCTCGCAATATGGCGATACTTGCTGGTTCGCGGCGGCCGATGGCGAAGGCCGGGTCGTGTCCTGCATCCAGTCCACCTATCATGAGTTCGGATCGGGGCTGGTGCTGCCCCATACCGGCATCATCTGGCAAAATCGCGGCAGCAGCTTCCGTCTGGCGGAAAGCGGCTGGAATGCGCTGAGGCCCGGACGCAAGCCCTTCCACACGCTCAACCCCGCGCTTGCCGTCTTCGACGATGGCCGTGTCATGGCCTATGGCACGATGGGGGGCGAGGGGCAGCCCCAGACGCAGGCCGCGCTCTTCACCCGCTACGCCCGCTATGGCGTGGATGTGCAGGAGGCCATCAGCCGGCCCCGCTGGCTGCTGGGGCGGACCTGGGGCGAACAGTCGACCACGCTCAAGCTGGAGGACGGGTTTGACGATGCGCTCTACGCCGATCTCATGGCCGCGGGCCATGATGTGGAGCGGGTCGGCCCGCTGACCGCGATGATGGGCCATGCCGGCGCGATCATACGCCACCCCGACGGACGGATGGAGGGCGCGACCGATCCGCGCAGCGATGGCGGGGTGGCGGCATGGTGA
- the puuE gene encoding allantoinase PuuE, with translation MSQPRDLIGYGATSPDPRWPGSARIAVQFVVNYEEGAENSVLNGDKGSEAFLSEMVGAASHPDRAMAMESLYEYGSRAGFWRLHRLFTDRGLPVTVFGVANAIAMNPQAVEAMLAADWEIASHGLKWIDYQSVPEDVERVHIAQAIALHEKLTGSRPLGWYQGRTSPNTARLIREEGGFIYDADSYADDLPYYHHGQLIVPYTLDANDMKIVAYNGFTEGEQFFRYLRDTFDQLREEGGRMMSVGLHGRIAGRPGRARALARFLDHVIDSGDAWVARRIDIARHWMEVHPQ, from the coding sequence ATGAGCCAGCCCCGCGACCTCATCGGCTATGGCGCCACGTCGCCCGATCCGCGCTGGCCCGGCAGCGCTAGGATCGCGGTGCAGTTTGTCGTCAACTATGAGGAAGGAGCGGAGAATAGCGTCCTCAATGGCGACAAGGGGTCCGAAGCCTTCCTGTCCGAAATGGTCGGCGCAGCTAGCCATCCCGATCGGGCGATGGCGATGGAGAGCCTCTATGAATATGGCAGCCGCGCCGGCTTCTGGCGGCTGCACCGGCTCTTCACCGATCGCGGCCTGCCGGTCACGGTGTTCGGCGTCGCCAACGCCATCGCGATGAACCCGCAGGCGGTCGAGGCGATGCTGGCCGCCGATTGGGAGATTGCCAGCCACGGCCTGAAATGGATCGACTATCAAAGCGTGCCCGAAGACGTCGAGCGGGTGCATATTGCGCAGGCGATCGCGCTGCACGAAAAGCTGACCGGCAGCCGGCCGCTGGGCTGGTATCAGGGCCGCACATCGCCCAACACGGCGCGCCTGATCCGCGAGGAAGGCGGCTTTATCTATGACGCTGACAGCTATGCCGACGATCTGCCTTATTATCATCATGGCCAACTGATCGTCCCCTATACGCTCGACGCCAATGACATGAAGATCGTGGCCTATAACGGCTTTACCGAGGGCGAGCAGTTCTTCCGCTATCTGCGCGACACGTTCGACCAGTTGCGTGAAGAGGGCGGGCGCATGATGTCGGTCGGCCTGCATGGCCGCATCGCCGGCCGTCCCGGCCGCGCCCGCGCGCTCGCCCGTTTCCTCGATCATGTCATCGACAGCGGCGACGCCTGGGTTGCCCGCCGCATCGACATCGCCCGCCACTGGATGGAGGTTCACCCGCAATGA
- the hpxZ gene encoding oxalurate catabolism protein HpxZ — MTIDDPGLLAEMTAAFMEYERALMEDDIPAMDLLFHDAPTTNRYGVGEVLYGIEEIREFRKGRGGSPQRKLGKVAITVYGDSFATADAEFFRENSDRRGRQTQSWVKFPDGWKVVSAHVSLEGNTH, encoded by the coding sequence ATGACAATCGACGATCCCGGCCTGCTTGCCGAAATGACCGCCGCCTTCATGGAATATGAGCGCGCGCTGATGGAGGATGATATCCCGGCGATGGACCTGCTGTTCCATGACGCGCCGACCACCAACCGCTATGGCGTTGGTGAAGTCCTATACGGCATCGAGGAAATCCGCGAATTCCGCAAAGGGCGCGGCGGCTCCCCCCAGCGCAAATTGGGGAAGGTCGCGATCACCGTCTATGGCGACAGCTTCGCGACCGCCGACGCCGAATTCTTCCGCGAGAATAGCGACCGTCGCGGCCGCCAAACGCAAAGCTGGGTCAAATTCCCCGATGGATGGAAGGTCGTCTCCGCCCATGTCTCCCTCGAAGGAAATACGCATTGA
- a CDS encoding AtzE family amidohydrolase, with protein MTGEAWAIAQAVREGRVSAVATAQAAIDRIRAADGRINAVTRLLEKRALAEAALVDQKVAAGIDPGPLAGVPYGVKDLFDIAGLPTTAGAGMRRDAPPASVDAQAIVRLNAAGAVLVATLNMDEFAYGFATVNATWGTTRNPHDPDRLAGGSSGGSAAAVAAGMLPFTLGSDTNGSIRIPASLCGVWGLKPTHGALPMEGVFPFVDSFDDIGPFTRSARDLALITGILAAKPLQMDASQDLRVARLGGWFANNLEPAMAGAFNDFCDRLGALPTIELPQVERARSAAFLMTAAEGGRRHLPMLRRHPAAFDPATRDRLIAGAAMPAAAYLDAQHFRIYYKMQLDRIFETVHIAVSPVTVGIAPPIDNPVIRIDGRPVPARANLGVFTQPLNFAGLPVVAAPLALADGLPLGVQLIGPPGSDAQLFAFAADLEQRGLLRARICENPACR; from the coding sequence ATGACCGGCGAAGCGTGGGCGATCGCGCAGGCAGTACGTGAAGGCCGCGTCAGCGCGGTGGCGACGGCGCAGGCGGCGATCGATCGCATCCGCGCCGCCGACGGCCGGATCAACGCCGTCACGCGCCTGCTGGAAAAGCGCGCACTGGCCGAAGCAGCGCTGGTGGATCAGAAGGTTGCGGCCGGCATCGATCCCGGCCCGCTGGCGGGCGTGCCCTATGGCGTCAAGGATCTGTTCGATATCGCCGGCCTGCCGACGACGGCAGGGGCAGGGATGCGCCGCGATGCGCCGCCTGCATCGGTCGATGCGCAGGCGATCGTCCGGCTGAACGCGGCCGGCGCGGTGCTGGTGGCGACGCTCAATATGGACGAGTTCGCTTATGGGTTCGCCACGGTCAACGCGACCTGGGGCACGACCCGCAATCCGCATGATCCCGATCGGCTGGCCGGCGGATCGTCGGGCGGTTCGGCGGCGGCGGTGGCGGCGGGCATGCTGCCCTTCACCCTGGGGTCGGACACGAACGGGTCGATCCGTATCCCCGCCAGCCTGTGCGGCGTCTGGGGTTTGAAGCCTACCCATGGCGCGTTGCCGATGGAGGGCGTCTTCCCCTTCGTCGACAGCTTCGACGATATCGGTCCCTTCACGCGAAGCGCGCGCGATCTGGCGCTCATCACCGGCATATTGGCGGCAAAGCCGCTGCAAATGGACGCATCGCAGGATCTGCGCGTCGCCCGTCTGGGCGGCTGGTTCGCGAATAATCTGGAACCGGCGATGGCCGGTGCTTTCAACGATTTCTGCGACAGGTTGGGGGCGCTGCCCACCATCGAATTGCCGCAGGTGGAGCGCGCCCGGTCCGCCGCCTTCCTCATGACTGCGGCCGAAGGCGGAAGGCGACACTTGCCCATGCTGCGCCGTCACCCCGCCGCCTTCGACCCGGCCACCCGTGACCGCCTGATCGCTGGTGCGGCCATGCCAGCCGCCGCCTATCTCGATGCGCAGCATTTTCGTATTTATTATAAGATGCAATTGGATCGCATCTTCGAAACTGTCCACATCGCTGTCTCACCCGTCACGGTCGGCATCGCGCCCCCTATCGATAACCCCGTCATTCGGATCGATGGACGACCCGTTCCGGCCCGGGCCAATCTGGGCGTCTTCACCCAACCCCTCAACTTTGCCGGCCTCCCGGTCGTGGCTGCGCCCCTCGCTCTTGCCGATGGCTTGCCGCTCGGCGTGCAGTTGATCGGTCCCCCGGGCAGCGACGCGCAACTCTTCGCCTTCGCCGCCGACCTCGAACAGCGCGGCCTGCTGCGCGCCCGCATCTGTGAGAATCCGGCATGCCGCTGA
- a CDS encoding alanine--glyoxylate aminotransferase family protein: protein MGPGPVNAHPRVLRAMSADLLGQFDPEMTGYMNQVMALYRPIFGTDNRWTMLVDGTARAGIEAALVSLVAPGDTVLVVNFGRFGLLLGEILGRIGALIETVDAPWGEVVPLDAIAAAIERTSPKVVATLHGDTSTTMAQPLDGLGDLCHAAGALLYVDATATIGGMELASDRWGADIVTGGLQKCLGGPSGSAPITISDRAADLIFTRRHTEAGIRAAGMVDGSGPRIGSNYFDLAMIMDYWSEKRLNHHTEATSMLYAARECARIMLGEGLEARYARHAAASQAMSAGLRAMGLTLFGEDAHRMTNVTGVYIPDGVDGERVRTAMRETFEIEIGTAFGPLAGRIWRIGAMGYNAMQHKILITLGALEACLRMEGYRLPAGAAVTAAMEAWNA, encoded by the coding sequence ATGGGACCGGGTCCCGTCAACGCCCATCCCCGGGTGCTGCGCGCCATGTCCGCCGATCTGCTGGGCCAGTTCGATCCCGAGATGACCGGCTATATGAACCAGGTCATGGCGCTCTATCGGCCGATCTTCGGTACCGACAATCGCTGGACCATGCTGGTGGACGGGACCGCGCGGGCCGGCATCGAAGCGGCGCTGGTCAGTCTGGTTGCGCCCGGCGACACGGTGCTGGTGGTGAACTTTGGCCGGTTCGGCCTGCTGCTGGGCGAGATATTGGGCCGCATCGGCGCACTGATCGAGACGGTGGACGCGCCCTGGGGCGAGGTCGTGCCGCTGGACGCCATCGCCGCCGCCATCGAACGCACCAGCCCTAAGGTCGTCGCCACCCTCCATGGCGATACCTCCACCACCATGGCCCAGCCGCTCGATGGGCTGGGCGATCTGTGCCATGCGGCGGGCGCTCTGCTCTATGTCGATGCGACCGCGACGATCGGCGGCATGGAACTGGCCAGCGACCGCTGGGGCGCGGACATCGTCACCGGCGGCCTGCAAAAATGCCTGGGCGGTCCCTCCGGCTCTGCCCCCATCACCATCTCCGATCGCGCGGCCGACCTTATCTTCACCCGCCGCCATACCGAAGCGGGCATCCGTGCCGCCGGCATGGTCGATGGCAGCGGCCCGCGCATCGGCTCCAACTATTTCGACCTCGCCATGATCATGGATTATTGGAGCGAGAAGCGGCTCAACCATCATACCGAGGCGACGTCCATGCTCTATGCCGCGCGCGAATGCGCCCGGATCATGCTGGGCGAAGGGCTGGAGGCGCGCTATGCCCGCCACGCCGCCGCCAGCCAGGCGATGAGCGCCGGGCTGCGCGCCATGGGCCTCACCCTCTTTGGCGAGGACGCCCATCGCATGACCAATGTGACCGGCGTCTACATCCCCGATGGCGTGGATGGCGAGCGGGTGCGCACCGCCATGCGCGAGACGTTCGAGATCGAGATCGGCACTGCCTTTGGCCCACTGGCCGGGCGCATCTGGCGGATCGGGGCGATGGGATACAACGCCATGCAGCACAAGATATTGATCACGTTGGGCGCGCTGGAAGCCTGTCTGCGGATGGAAGGCTATCGCCTGCCCGCCGGCGCAGCGGTGACGGCGGCGATGGAAGCATGGAACGCATGA